The Nitrosospira lacus genome window below encodes:
- a CDS encoding GmrSD restriction endonuclease domain-containing protein produces MAKTTFDTNPVLLQTLLKTCEDGKLQLPDFQRSWVWEEERIMSLIASVSRGFPMGALMSLKSKIDTGVVFAYRPIEGVPVEAQRKPEQLLLDGQQRMTSLYQSCMRRQVVSTITAKKRLVKRWFYIDIRKALNSEADRDSAIFAAPEDRKIKENFDKDIVLNLSSPQLEYENLMYPLNQAFNWDSWQEEFGDYWITKGKPEMRDVFKQFKNDVLKNFAEYQVPVIALGADTSHEAVCLVFEKVNTGGKALDAFELLTAMYAAQGHKLRDDWLGDERSDSPDLKLGIQKRLANFGRAAGQAQGVLANVASTDFLQAIALLHTKELRLTAIADPSKKESDWPAVRATRQSLLDLPLPAYKKHCNAVRAGFERAAKFLRQQQIHRVVDLPYQTQLVPLAAIFAEIGDKADYATNNDKIARWYWCGVFGELYGSAVESRFAKDILEVPAWLDGGSEPSTVTDGVLRTDRLLTMRSRLSAAYKGLQALLLRQGAIDFRSGQAFDQTVFFDEGVDIHHIFPKKWCEDQKLPASLFDSVVNKTPLGYRTNRIIGGVAPSSYLKKLEEGRAGPNGQIIEPPIDKAALASYLQTHCIPVPELYANDFDGFMKTRQKLLMELVSRITGHAAPTTAEAAEEGDDIPTSMAHDSGLELIEPD; encoded by the coding sequence ATGGCCAAGACCACCTTCGACACCAATCCAGTGTTGCTCCAGACGCTGCTCAAGACCTGCGAGGACGGCAAGCTGCAGCTGCCGGATTTCCAGCGGAGCTGGGTTTGGGAGGAAGAGCGAATCATGAGTCTCATCGCCTCAGTCTCGCGGGGTTTTCCAATGGGAGCGCTTATGTCGCTCAAGTCGAAGATCGACACGGGTGTGGTCTTCGCCTACCGCCCGATCGAGGGCGTTCCGGTTGAGGCGCAGAGGAAACCCGAACAACTGCTGCTCGATGGTCAACAGCGAATGACCTCGCTGTACCAGAGCTGCATGCGCCGCCAGGTCGTTTCCACCATTACCGCCAAGAAACGGCTGGTCAAGCGGTGGTTCTACATCGACATTCGCAAGGCGCTCAATTCCGAGGCCGACCGCGACTCAGCAATCTTTGCCGCGCCGGAAGACCGCAAGATCAAGGAGAATTTCGACAAGGACATTGTTCTCAACCTGTCCTCGCCACAGCTCGAATACGAGAACCTGATGTACCCGCTCAACCAGGCGTTCAACTGGGACAGCTGGCAGGAGGAGTTCGGCGACTACTGGATCACCAAGGGCAAACCCGAGATGCGCGACGTCTTCAAGCAGTTCAAGAATGACGTGCTCAAGAACTTCGCCGAATACCAGGTGCCAGTCATCGCCCTCGGTGCCGACACCTCCCACGAAGCCGTCTGCCTCGTCTTCGAGAAAGTCAACACCGGCGGCAAGGCGCTGGATGCCTTCGAGTTGCTCACCGCCATGTATGCCGCCCAAGGTCACAAGCTGCGCGACGATTGGCTGGGCGACGAGAGGTCCGACAGCCCCGATCTCAAGCTCGGCATCCAGAAACGTCTCGCCAACTTCGGGCGCGCCGCCGGCCAAGCTCAAGGCGTACTTGCCAACGTGGCCTCGACCGACTTTCTGCAAGCCATTGCCCTGCTACACACCAAGGAGCTGCGCCTCACAGCGATCGCTGATCCATCGAAAAAGGAAAGCGACTGGCCCGCCGTCCGGGCCACCCGCCAATCGCTGCTCGATCTACCGCTGCCCGCCTACAAGAAACATTGCAACGCGGTACGGGCCGGCTTCGAGCGCGCCGCCAAATTCCTGCGCCAGCAGCAGATTCACCGTGTGGTCGATCTGCCCTACCAGACCCAACTCGTTCCGCTCGCCGCCATTTTTGCCGAAATCGGTGACAAGGCCGACTACGCCACCAACAACGACAAAATTGCCCGCTGGTACTGGTGCGGCGTATTTGGCGAGCTGTACGGTTCGGCGGTTGAAAGCCGCTTCGCCAAGGACATCCTCGAAGTGCCGGCTTGGCTCGACGGCGGCTCGGAACCCTCCACCGTCACCGATGGCGTGCTGCGCACCGACCGGCTGCTAACCATGCGCTCGCGCCTCTCTGCCGCCTACAAAGGCTTGCAGGCACTGCTATTGCGGCAAGGAGCCATCGACTTCCGCAGCGGCCAAGCCTTCGACCAGACCGTGTTCTTCGACGAAGGCGTCGACATTCACCACATCTTCCCGAAGAAATGGTGCGAAGACCAGAAACTGCCGGCCTCGCTCTTCGATTCCGTGGTTAACAAGACCCCGCTCGGCTACCGGACCAACCGCATCATCGGCGGTGTCGCGCCCTCCAGCTATCTAAAGAAACTGGAAGAGGGCAGAGCCGGCCCCAACGGCCAGATCATCGAGCCACCCATTGACAAGGCCGCGCTCGCCAGCTATCTGCAAACCCACTGCATTCCGGTGCCGGAGCTATACGCCAACGACTTCGACGGTTTCATGAAAACGCGCCAGAAGCTGCTCATGGAACTAGTCTCGCGTATCACCGGTCATGCGGCGCCGACAACCGCTGAAGCCGCCGAAGAAGGCGATGACATCCCCACATCAATGGCCCACGACAGTGGCCTCGAACTCATTGAGCCAGATTAA